One window from the genome of Pseudomonadota bacterium encodes:
- a CDS encoding HAMP domain-containing protein, which yields LERGTPTTHDVTTLDKEVHEGIDPHGALVYVTTRHIELADWSLVVKVDKEDALKPIHAFRDLVMWAMVALTLLTVLASFSLARSITEPLEAFTQAAQRASSGDLSTRVPVTSGDELGILGKAFNHMSEQLAAMQVGLETKVTARTAELESANARLKELDQLKSEFLATMSHELRTPLNSILGFSDILMGEETNLGAESREQLQCIYTSARHLLKIIEEILEVSKIEAGHMNLEREWVSVGDLVRQAADFLRPQAARNQLALNVTMASPEPILAYTDPHKLLRVLVNLIGNAVKFTHQGGVFITARLVPGTLDGLVVMEIRDTGIGIRPGDLSKLFQPFSQLDSSTRRQYEGTGLGLYYSKKVVELLGGTLSVESRWQEGSTFTVRLQSRSAEAPARPSETELSASSAASQKMAQG from the coding sequence CTCGAACGCGGCACCCCGACCACCCATGACGTGACCACGCTCGACAAGGAGGTGCACGAAGGCATCGACCCTCACGGCGCGCTGGTGTACGTGACAACCCGCCACATCGAGCTGGCCGACTGGAGCCTGGTGGTCAAGGTCGACAAGGAAGACGCCCTGAAACCGATACACGCGTTCCGCGATCTGGTGATGTGGGCCATGGTCGCGCTCACGCTGCTGACCGTGCTGGCGTCGTTCTCGCTCGCCCGCTCGATCACCGAGCCGCTCGAGGCATTCACCCAGGCGGCCCAGAGAGCATCGAGCGGAGATCTGTCGACCCGCGTGCCGGTGACCTCTGGAGACGAGCTGGGCATTCTCGGCAAGGCGTTCAACCACATGTCCGAGCAGCTGGCCGCCATGCAGGTAGGCCTCGAGACGAAGGTCACCGCCCGCACCGCCGAGCTCGAGAGCGCAAACGCGCGCCTCAAGGAGCTCGACCAGCTCAAGTCGGAGTTCCTGGCAACCATGTCACACGAGCTGAGAACCCCTCTGAACTCGATCCTGGGCTTCTCCGACATCTTGATGGGTGAGGAGACGAACCTGGGAGCCGAGAGCCGGGAGCAGCTGCAGTGCATCTACACCTCAGCCCGCCACCTGCTCAAGATCATCGAGGAGATCCTCGAGGTGTCGAAGATCGAGGCCGGTCACATGAACCTCGAGCGCGAATGGGTCTCGGTGGGCGATCTCGTGCGGCAGGCCGCAGATTTCCTGCGGCCTCAGGCCGCGCGCAACCAGCTCGCCCTCAACGTGACCATGGCCAGTCCGGAGCCGATTCTCGCCTACACCGACCCGCACAAGCTGCTGCGGGTTCTGGTGAACCTGATTGGCAACGCCGTGAAGTTCACCCACCAGGGAGGCGTGTTCATCACGGCGCGGCTCGTTCCAGGAACGCTCGACGGTCTGGTGGTGATGGAGATCCGCGACACGGGAATCGGGATTCGCCCCGGCGATCTCTCGAAGCTATTCCAGCCGTTCAGCCAGCTCGACTCGAGCACGCGTCGGCAGTACGAGGGCACGGGGCTCGGGCTCTACTACAGCAAGAAGGTGGTCGAGCTGCTGGGCGGAACCCTGAGCGTCGAGAGCCGGTGGCAGGAGGGCAGCACGTTCACCGTCCGCCTGCAGAGCCGCTCCGCGGAGGCACCGGCGCGGCCCTCGGAGACTGAGCTCAGCGCGTCGTCTGCCGCGTCGCAGAAGATGGCTCAGGGCTGA